In Levilactobacillus brevis, a single genomic region encodes these proteins:
- a CDS encoding LacI family transcriptional regulator: MSTNITIKDVAKQAGVSEATVSRALNDSPQVKRDTREKIQTIARNLGYRPNGLARSIRVQKSHTLGMIIPDILNGFFTQLSRAIEDAASQAGYDVLIVNTDEHLEKEAKAINLMLEKQVDGLIITSAGASTDYPKMLGTTPAVFVDRMPPADVVSRYDRVLVDNVQGTQDIINCLINRGAQRIGIINSAVSTTATERLRGYHQALAAAHLTPDTAIEATARTDGSNVPQMARQLLVNQKCDALFAADNTIMTGVLRKLPELDLSAFQLGAFDDNDWFDFLPQPIVTAKQPISDLGRIAVERLLARIDDDQLPTQECRLAATLIPRPATP, encoded by the coding sequence ATGTCAACTAACATCACCATTAAAGACGTGGCTAAACAAGCCGGCGTCTCGGAAGCCACCGTTTCGCGGGCACTCAACGACAGCCCGCAGGTCAAGCGTGACACGCGCGAAAAAATTCAGACAATTGCCCGTAACCTCGGCTACCGTCCCAACGGCTTAGCGCGGAGCATTCGCGTTCAAAAGAGCCACACATTGGGGATGATCATCCCCGACATTCTCAACGGTTTCTTCACCCAACTCAGCCGGGCCATCGAAGACGCCGCCAGCCAAGCCGGCTATGACGTTCTGATCGTCAACACGGATGAACACCTTGAAAAAGAAGCCAAGGCCATCAACCTGATGCTGGAAAAGCAAGTCGATGGCCTCATCATCACCAGTGCTGGGGCCTCAACCGACTACCCTAAAATGCTGGGCACCACCCCCGCCGTTTTCGTGGACCGTATGCCCCCTGCCGACGTGGTCTCACGGTATGATCGTGTCCTGGTCGACAACGTTCAGGGAACCCAAGATATTATCAATTGCCTGATTAATCGCGGTGCGCAACGCATTGGTATTATCAATAGTGCCGTCTCTACCACCGCGACCGAACGGCTCCGGGGCTATCATCAGGCCCTCGCTGCTGCTCACCTAACGCCGGACACAGCTATCGAAGCCACTGCCCGAACCGACGGCAGCAACGTTCCACAGATGGCTCGTCAATTATTAGTTAATCAAAAGTGTGATGCCCTCTTTGCCGCTGATAATACCATCATGACCGGCGTCTTACGTAAGCTCCCCGAGTTAGACCTGTCTGCCTTTCAGCTGGGGGCCTTCGACGACAACGACTGGTTTGACTTTCTCCCGCAACCCATCGTGACGGCTAAGCAACCGATTAGCGACCTCGGACGAATCGCCGTCGAACGCCTGTTAGCCCGCATTGACGATGACCAACTCCCCACCCAGGAATGTCGACTCGCGGCGACCCTCATTCCTCGCCCAGCTACCCCTTAG
- the rihA gene encoding pyrimidine-specific ribonucleoside hydrolase RihA: MKKIIMDCDPGHDDALAMMLALASPEIDLLAVTSSAGNQTPEKTLNNAMRLLTLMHHQEIPVAGGNRTPLMKPLETAGNVHGKSGLDGADLPEPDFAVQDMTAIELIAQTLRASTDPVTLVVTGPMTNIALFLRVYPELKSKIDRIVFMGGAMGLGNWTPSVEFNIYVDPEAAKIVLNAGIPLTMAPLNVTHKAQILKPEIAAIGDINNPVAHAFEGLLNFFEVYHENPKWGFKGAPLHDPCTIAWLLHPEMFKSELMNVDVETQGELVRGETVCDYYELTGKPKNTDVLLDIDRPAFIQLITDSLKTFN; the protein is encoded by the coding sequence ATGAAAAAAATAATTATGGACTGTGATCCCGGTCACGATGACGCGCTGGCTATGATGCTGGCGTTGGCCAGTCCGGAGATTGACCTGTTAGCGGTCACTTCTTCTGCCGGGAATCAGACGCCGGAGAAGACCCTCAACAATGCTATGCGGCTACTGACGCTCATGCACCATCAAGAAATTCCCGTCGCTGGTGGGAACCGAACCCCCTTGATGAAGCCATTGGAAACGGCCGGCAACGTACACGGTAAATCCGGATTGGATGGTGCCGATCTTCCTGAGCCCGACTTTGCCGTTCAAGACATGACCGCTATCGAGCTGATTGCGCAGACTTTACGGGCAAGTACCGACCCGGTTACGCTCGTAGTCACTGGGCCAATGACCAACATCGCCCTGTTTTTGCGGGTTTACCCCGAGCTCAAGTCCAAGATTGACCGCATCGTCTTCATGGGTGGGGCCATGGGTCTGGGCAACTGGACGCCTTCCGTTGAATTTAACATCTACGTTGATCCCGAAGCCGCCAAAATTGTTCTCAACGCCGGTATTCCGCTGACCATGGCGCCGCTGAATGTCACCCACAAAGCACAGATCCTTAAGCCGGAGATTGCGGCCATTGGGGATATTAACAATCCCGTGGCCCACGCCTTCGAAGGTCTCCTGAACTTCTTTGAAGTCTACCACGAGAATCCCAAGTGGGGCTTCAAGGGTGCGCCACTCCACGATCCGTGCACGATCGCTTGGCTCCTTCATCCCGAAATGTTTAAGAGTGAACTGATGAACGTCGATGTTGAAACGCAGGGCGAATTAGTTCGCGGCGAGACGGTTTGCGATTACTACGAATTGACCGGGAAACCGAAGAACACCGACGTCCTATTAGACATTGACCGACCAGCATTTATTCAGCTCATCACGGATTCTTTAAAGACTTTTAACTAA
- a CDS encoding fructose permease, protein MRAEAVSHFNGNAHTTDLDNTGRTLSMAQSIGFFALSIVVNSAGNVLTLVTSAKIHPSFLGAAYWSAAEANFGTAFHWNLFWAFLILGFLTAALNAALIHHWDWKRIAGNMAFMVPFSALIQVFADFFNGKYALFAGLPEAHGAGMVTLYVALNFLGVALIGTAISIYQRVNLVLHPADDLMQILRFRYFKGNAAKAMWASYIPPTIMAIIALLITHSFVNFGLGTVFAFLAQGGITGIADKMVFPHLHHQKVDVGQ, encoded by the coding sequence ATGAGAGCTGAAGCAGTCAGTCATTTTAACGGCAACGCACATACCACGGATTTAGACAATACGGGACGGACCCTGTCGATGGCCCAGTCCATCGGGTTCTTTGCCTTATCAATTGTCGTCAATTCGGCTGGCAACGTCTTAACGTTGGTCACCAGTGCGAAGATTCACCCATCCTTTCTGGGGGCGGCGTACTGGTCGGCGGCGGAGGCTAATTTCGGTACGGCCTTTCATTGGAACCTGTTCTGGGCCTTCCTGATTCTGGGGTTCTTGACGGCGGCGTTGAATGCCGCTCTGATCCATCACTGGGATTGGAAACGGATTGCCGGTAACATGGCGTTCATGGTGCCATTCTCTGCGTTGATTCAAGTGTTTGCGGATTTCTTTAATGGCAAATACGCGCTGTTCGCTGGTCTCCCCGAAGCGCACGGCGCTGGCATGGTGACGCTCTACGTGGCGTTAAACTTTCTGGGAGTGGCCTTGATTGGGACGGCTATCTCAATCTATCAGCGGGTCAATCTGGTCTTACACCCGGCCGATGATCTCATGCAAATCCTGCGTTTTCGCTACTTCAAGGGTAATGCCGCCAAGGCCATGTGGGCATCATATATTCCACCGACAATCATGGCGATTATCGCCCTGCTCATCACCCATTCGTTCGTCAACTTTGGTCTGGGCACGGTCTTCGCTTTTCTCGCGCAAGGCGGGATTACGGGGATTGCTGACAAGATGGTCTTTCCCCACTTACACCATCAGAAGGTGGACGTGGGTCAATGA
- a CDS encoding zinc-dependent alcohol dehydrogenase family protein, whose product MKALVLTGTKQMEIQDVAKPEVKPNEVLVNTAYAGICGTDRALYAGLPGSANAVPPIVLGHENSGIVAAVGREVTNVKVGDRVTVDPNIYCGQCKYCRTDRPELCDNLSAVGVTRDGGLEEAFTAPASVVYPIPESVSLKDAATTEPISCAVHGMSLIDVKPYQKALVIGDGFMGQLFVQLLRAYGVHQVDFAGIIDERLAFNQEKFGVTNTYNTQRDQIPADYDVVIEAVGLPETQEEAVEATKKGAQVLMFGVGKPNQTFSMNTYEVYQKQLKIQGAFINPYAFEDAIALLASGELDVDSLISHEVSLEQVEDVLNGKVKGVSKAVVKVGNQ is encoded by the coding sequence ATGAAAGCTTTAGTCTTAACTGGAACCAAACAGATGGAAATTCAGGATGTTGCGAAGCCAGAAGTTAAGCCGAATGAGGTCTTAGTGAATACGGCCTACGCGGGAATTTGCGGGACTGACCGAGCCTTGTATGCCGGGTTACCGGGTTCTGCAAATGCCGTGCCACCCATTGTCTTGGGCCATGAAAATTCGGGAATCGTCGCCGCGGTCGGTCGCGAGGTGACCAACGTAAAGGTGGGCGATCGCGTCACGGTCGATCCCAACATCTACTGTGGGCAATGCAAGTACTGCCGGACGGATCGGCCAGAACTCTGTGACAACCTGTCTGCCGTGGGGGTCACCCGTGACGGTGGCTTGGAGGAAGCCTTTACCGCCCCAGCTTCCGTTGTGTACCCGATTCCTGAAAGCGTTTCCTTAAAGGACGCGGCCACCACGGAACCTATCTCCTGCGCGGTTCACGGCATGAGCCTGATTGACGTCAAGCCTTATCAAAAGGCACTGGTCATCGGGGATGGCTTCATGGGTCAACTATTTGTTCAATTACTCCGGGCCTATGGCGTTCATCAAGTCGATTTCGCCGGGATTATTGACGAAAGATTAGCCTTTAACCAGGAAAAGTTTGGTGTTACCAACACCTACAATACGCAGCGTGATCAGATTCCGGCCGATTACGACGTGGTCATTGAAGCCGTGGGATTACCTGAAACACAGGAAGAAGCCGTTGAGGCCACGAAGAAGGGTGCTCAAGTCCTGATGTTTGGGGTCGGCAAGCCTAACCAGACCTTCTCAATGAACACGTACGAGGTCTACCAGAAGCAATTGAAGATTCAAGGCGCCTTCATCAATCCGTACGCCTTTGAAGATGCCATTGCCTTACTGGCCAGCGGCGAACTGGACGTAGATTCGCTGATCAGTCATGAAGTCAGTTTGGAACAAGTTGAAGACGTCTTAAATGGTAAGGTTAAGGGCGTCAGCAAGGCGGTTGTCAAAGTCGGCAATCAGTAA
- a CDS encoding VOC family protein yields the protein MAVQDFITGIQHVGIPSSDLDKTIAFYKSIGFEQAGLFPNGDNRCAFMRLGNLTIETWEGDPTNPEAGAINHISLNTTDIDQAFAAAKQQGLNLVNDEIQSIPTFWAKGIRFFNILGPNHETIEFCQILA from the coding sequence ATGGCAGTTCAAGATTTTATTACGGGTATCCAACACGTTGGTATTCCATCCAGTGACTTGGATAAGACCATTGCGTTTTACAAATCAATTGGGTTTGAACAGGCGGGACTCTTTCCCAACGGCGACAATCGGTGTGCCTTCATGCGGTTAGGCAATCTAACGATTGAGACCTGGGAAGGCGACCCAACCAATCCAGAAGCCGGGGCCATCAATCATATTTCATTGAACACTACGGATATTGATCAAGCCTTCGCTGCGGCTAAGCAACAGGGATTGAACCTGGTCAACGACGAGATTCAATCCATTCCCACGTTCTGGGCCAAAGGTATTCGGTTCTTCAACATTTTAGGACCTAACCACGAAACAATCGAATTTTGCCAAATTCTGGCATAG
- a CDS encoding ISL3 family transposase, whose translation MNPLEVKGPLKVQALLDYRPKACPKCGVLNQKSIIKYGWRWTTVKLPQAVERDVKLHLKKRNFKCKQCHQYFLAETSLVQRNHTISNVSRISCLVKLSETVSMRHIANELNISSTSVLRIMRSYQPDIKTNYSWLPAVINMDEVKSTKDAKGAMSFVFMDGMRNEFIDILESRTLYDLEKYFNRYTKAAREGVKIIVTDMNYTYPQLTETVFPNAIVVTDRFHIVSSIMRGFNRVRVRIMKSYANSNIKHKILKRYWKLLLKPNEKLNFNVYHNFTHLSGINTENSTVDYILSFNDELRQAYELLQTVRRAVKYRHTSKLVTILDKKNDYSEELETPLNTLREHQESVYNALKYNYSNGPMEGINNKIKVIKRVSYGFGCFSSFRLRIHLVFGIKKAA comes from the coding sequence ATGAATCCCTTAGAAGTAAAGGGACCACTCAAGGTACAGGCACTTTTAGACTACCGTCCAAAAGCTTGTCCTAAATGTGGCGTTTTGAACCAGAAGAGCATTATCAAATACGGTTGGCGTTGGACCACGGTTAAACTCCCACAAGCCGTTGAACGAGACGTTAAACTTCACCTTAAAAAACGTAATTTCAAGTGTAAGCAATGCCATCAATACTTTCTGGCAGAAACGTCGTTGGTTCAGCGAAACCACACCATCTCTAACGTCAGCCGGATCTCGTGTTTAGTAAAGCTCAGTGAGACGGTTTCAATGCGGCATATCGCAAACGAATTAAACATTTCGAGTACGAGTGTTTTACGAATCATGCGTAGCTACCAACCGGATATTAAGACAAATTACAGCTGGTTGCCAGCAGTTATTAATATGGATGAAGTCAAGTCTACCAAAGATGCCAAAGGTGCAATGAGCTTTGTCTTTATGGACGGTATGCGAAACGAATTTATCGATATCCTTGAATCACGAACCCTGTATGATCTCGAAAAATACTTCAATCGATATACTAAGGCTGCGCGAGAAGGCGTGAAAATCATTGTGACAGATATGAATTACACGTATCCGCAATTGACAGAAACCGTTTTTCCAAACGCGATTGTGGTAACCGATAGGTTCCACATCGTGAGTTCTATAATGCGTGGTTTCAATCGTGTGAGAGTTCGTATAATGAAGTCCTATGCCAATTCAAATATCAAACATAAGATCTTAAAACGATACTGGAAACTACTCTTAAAACCTAACGAAAAGCTGAACTTCAACGTCTATCATAATTTCACTCATCTCTCAGGAATTAATACTGAGAATAGTACGGTCGATTACATTCTCAGCTTCAATGATGAATTACGCCAAGCGTATGAGCTTTTACAGACCGTTCGGCGAGCCGTCAAGTATCGTCACACGTCCAAACTAGTAACCATTCTAGACAAGAAGAATGATTACTCCGAAGAGCTTGAAACACCGTTAAATACGTTGAGAGAACACCAAGAATCTGTGTACAATGCGCTAAAATACAATTATTCTAATGGACCAATGGAAGGTATCAATAATAAAATCAAAGTAATCAAGCGAGTCAGCTACGGATTCGGTTGTTTTAGTAGCTTTAGATTAAGGATTCATCTAGTATTCGGAATTAAAAAGGCTGCCTAA
- a CDS encoding DUF1275 domain-containing protein, with product MLAGALDAYSYLEHGAVFAGLQTGNLILLGVSLGHFQLSTVGRYLASLLAFVVGTLVVRWLQRILEKSRANAQLIVLGYMLVLLLAVLGLHHLPSYVLVALLSLIAAAELQEFRQVKGRPFTPLMTGDSRHIFTAVGAGLRDRSRETRATASDTGILTLSFIGGALLVAAGTTVMADYAILLPILLVVTLLIWLYQQTHRRKWKH from the coding sequence ATGCTGGCAGGGGCCTTGGACGCCTATTCCTATCTGGAACACGGCGCCGTCTTTGCTGGACTCCAAACGGGTAATCTCATCTTGCTGGGGGTTAGTCTGGGGCATTTTCAACTGAGTACCGTTGGTCGTTATCTAGCGTCGTTACTGGCGTTCGTAGTGGGGACGCTCGTCGTTCGGTGGCTCCAACGCATCTTGGAAAAGTCGCGGGCAAACGCACAACTGATTGTGTTAGGGTACATGCTGGTGTTACTCCTGGCGGTCTTAGGCCTTCACCACCTCCCCAGCTACGTGTTAGTGGCGTTGCTGTCACTGATTGCCGCGGCTGAACTACAAGAATTTCGACAGGTTAAAGGACGGCCGTTTACGCCCCTCATGACGGGGGATAGTCGCCATATTTTCACGGCAGTTGGCGCGGGTCTGCGCGACCGCAGTCGGGAGACCCGTGCGACGGCTAGCGATACCGGCATTCTCACGCTTAGCTTCATTGGCGGGGCACTATTGGTTGCCGCGGGAACGACCGTGATGGCCGACTATGCCATCCTGTTGCCTATTCTACTAGTGGTGACTTTACTGATATGGCTGTACCAGCAGACCCATCGGCGAAAATGGAAACACTAA
- a CDS encoding fructose permease has translation MKVEAATVNEGAESVELESGRTISMSKSIAYFALSLVINSAGNVLTLVTSAKIHPSFLGAAYWSAAEANLGTAFHWNLFWAFLIMGFLTAVLNAILIHHWDWKRIAGNMVFMVPFSALIQVFEDFFDGKYPALFAGLPEARSTGMVILYVALNFLGVAFIATAISIYQRVNLVLHPADDLMQILRFRYFKGNAAKAMWASYIPPTIMAVIAIVITRSFVNFGLGTIFAFLAQGGITGIADKTIFPKLKHQAVDVGK, from the coding sequence GTGAAAGTAGAAGCAGCAACTGTTAACGAAGGGGCTGAGTCCGTGGAACTTGAAAGTGGTCGGACAATCTCGATGTCTAAATCGATTGCCTACTTCGCCTTATCATTGGTGATTAACTCGGCGGGGAACGTGCTGACGCTGGTTACCAGTGCGAAGATTCACCCGTCCTTTCTCGGGGCGGCCTATTGGTCAGCGGCCGAAGCCAATCTGGGGACCGCATTTCACTGGAACCTCTTCTGGGCATTCCTGATCATGGGTTTCTTGACGGCGGTCTTAAACGCCATCTTGATTCATCATTGGGACTGGAAGCGGATCGCCGGGAACATGGTCTTCATGGTGCCGTTCTCCGCGTTGATTCAGGTCTTTGAAGACTTCTTTGATGGGAAATATCCGGCCCTGTTTGCCGGATTACCGGAGGCCCGCAGTACGGGGATGGTCATCCTCTACGTGGCGCTGAACTTCCTAGGTGTTGCCTTTATTGCCACCGCCATCTCCATTTATCAACGGGTCAATTTGGTCTTACATCCGGCCGATGATTTGATGCAGATTCTGCGGTTCCGCTACTTTAAGGGGAACGCCGCTAAGGCCATGTGGGCATCCTACATTCCGCCGACCATTATGGCTGTTATCGCCATTGTGATTACCCGGTCATTTGTTAACTTTGGTTTGGGCACGATTTTTGCCTTCCTGGCCCAAGGGGGTATCACCGGGATTGCGGATAAGACGATTTTTCCAAAATTAAAGCACCAAGCAGTCGATGTCGGTAAATAA
- a CDS encoding acyltransferase, with amino-acid sequence MRVIFIGGVLLNHTTTAFESRLVDTSHSQLILEATHLALHFTRMGFMFMTGLVLVLNYYHRDHQWLRFWRKRYLGSGIPYIAWNAIIMVVATLIASGGIDSSQYWPHLGNALLYGNEYYMYYIVVTFQLYLLFPLIVYLFKRLPDKHLVVMGISAVIQFFLLVGIKYWLPHVDTSHWWYLFKAYGTNVLVYQFYFLAGGAVAIHYDTCVAWVERHHRFIGWSTAILALGTIFLYFGDKNVLKLSRSGIFSVHQPYIFIYDVCMLAFVFWLGLQYAKARQHGLPQWIDRLIRAFSTVSFGVYLTQSLPLFALGGILSLLKLPAWAVLALLPVGYLFVFGGALAISWFCYRVPPFGVLIGRPQWHLLKGVHSYVKNNLKTHATTETGVSSERH; translated from the coding sequence ATGCGAGTCATCTTTATCGGTGGGGTTTTGCTCAACCACACCACGACCGCATTTGAATCGCGCCTAGTCGATACCTCGCATAGTCAATTGATTTTAGAAGCAACGCATTTAGCCTTACATTTTACGCGGATGGGGTTCATGTTCATGACCGGGCTAGTCTTGGTCCTGAACTACTATCATCGCGATCATCAGTGGCTCAGGTTTTGGCGGAAACGCTACCTAGGTTCTGGGATTCCGTATATTGCCTGGAATGCCATCATCATGGTCGTTGCGACCCTGATTGCCAGTGGGGGGATCGATTCGTCCCAATACTGGCCGCATCTGGGCAACGCGCTACTTTACGGGAATGAATACTACATGTACTACATTGTCGTGACGTTCCAACTGTACCTCTTGTTTCCACTGATCGTTTATCTTTTTAAACGGTTACCAGATAAACATCTGGTCGTCATGGGCATCAGCGCCGTGATTCAGTTCTTCTTGTTGGTTGGGATCAAGTATTGGTTGCCGCATGTGGACACCAGTCACTGGTGGTATTTATTCAAAGCCTATGGCACCAACGTGTTGGTTTATCAATTCTACTTCCTGGCAGGTGGAGCCGTCGCGATTCACTACGACACCTGCGTCGCCTGGGTGGAACGTCACCACCGGTTCATCGGCTGGTCGACGGCCATCTTGGCGCTGGGTACGATCTTCCTCTATTTTGGGGACAAAAATGTACTGAAGCTGAGTCGTAGCGGAATTTTCTCCGTTCATCAGCCGTACATCTTCATCTATGACGTCTGCATGTTGGCCTTTGTCTTCTGGCTAGGACTCCAGTACGCCAAGGCCCGTCAACACGGCCTGCCGCAGTGGATCGACCGTCTCATTCGGGCCTTCTCCACGGTGTCGTTTGGCGTCTACCTGACCCAAAGTCTACCGTTATTCGCCTTGGGAGGGATTCTTAGCCTCCTGAAGTTACCAGCTTGGGCGGTTTTAGCGCTCTTGCCCGTGGGCTACCTATTTGTGTTTGGTGGCGCCCTTGCTATTTCTTGGTTCTGTTACCGCGTGCCACCGTTTGGCGTCCTGATTGGGCGTCCACAGTGGCATCTCTTGAAAGGAGTACATTCCTATGTCAAAAATAACCTTAAAACTCACGCAACAACTGAAACAGGCGTCTCATCAGAACGTCATTAA
- a CDS encoding aryl-sulfate sulfotransferase codes for MSHLQFKHPRMAVLAIASLAVLTVGLAGCSTSKSSSSSYKIKNNKVALTDAQIKKNLDTKIITTRQDAQKSATAKYKAAAESSQYTLDNPYVKVNPYGTSPLSALVTFKSSTAEKITYTVVGKSDKTSITNTVKGGYTKRHQVPVVGLYADTNNTVKITATTKNGETQTKTLKMKTGALPKYIKNATITTKNVDKSKMSIGKNKLTVINRTTKQPFAIDADGAVRWYDTNYSQHTIEQWSNGHIMILSKKNQSSDVYNDLIETDYLGRVYQEYGFANKTSSTDGGVETTVIHHDLVELPNHNFLATVSDGSKYKEDTLIEVSHKTGKIVKVIDLKKILPKSMWAKYKKGTDGKIDWLHNNAVDYDQNDHSIVLSSRNQDLIMKLDYKTDHIKWLYSGKKKSSWPKAYQKYVLTPTKGTITTGGQHGLYLLNNGGQNAANSENFLLYDNNIDVTNGNKKTSGKYSQAVEYHVNAKKMTITSTWSYGKTLGAGNFTSVIGYAEKQSNGNVLIDFGFKAGGQQSNIIEVTKSGQQVFNATMKNASSKAYAYRAYRVPFYSSAYVFDATK; via the coding sequence ATGTCCCATTTGCAATTTAAACACCCCCGGATGGCGGTTCTAGCAATCGCCTCCCTGGCCGTACTGACGGTCGGTCTGGCCGGCTGTTCAACCAGCAAAAGTAGCAGTTCCAGCTATAAAATTAAGAACAACAAGGTCGCGTTGACCGATGCCCAGATTAAGAAAAATCTGGATACCAAAATCATTACGACCCGTCAGGATGCACAAAAGTCCGCGACCGCTAAGTACAAGGCCGCGGCCGAAAGCAGTCAATACACGCTGGATAATCCTTACGTCAAGGTCAATCCCTACGGCACATCGCCCCTCTCCGCACTGGTGACGTTTAAATCCAGTACCGCCGAAAAGATCACGTATACCGTGGTTGGCAAGTCGGATAAGACGTCCATCACCAATACGGTCAAGGGTGGCTATACCAAGCGTCATCAGGTGCCCGTCGTTGGCCTATATGCGGACACCAACAACACGGTCAAGATTACCGCGACGACCAAGAACGGTGAGACGCAGACCAAGACGTTGAAGATGAAGACGGGCGCGCTACCAAAGTACATTAAGAACGCCACCATCACGACGAAAAACGTGGACAAGTCCAAGATGAGCATTGGCAAAAACAAGTTGACCGTCATCAACCGGACGACCAAACAGCCCTTTGCGATTGACGCGGACGGTGCCGTGCGGTGGTACGACACCAACTATTCCCAACACACCATTGAGCAGTGGTCCAACGGCCACATCATGATTCTGTCCAAGAAGAATCAGAGTTCCGATGTTTACAATGACTTAATCGAGACAGATTATCTCGGCCGCGTTTACCAAGAATACGGCTTTGCCAACAAAACCAGCAGTACCGATGGTGGCGTGGAAACGACCGTCATTCACCACGATCTGGTCGAGTTGCCTAATCACAATTTCTTAGCGACCGTTTCGGACGGCTCGAAGTACAAGGAAGATACGCTAATTGAGGTGTCGCACAAGACCGGGAAGATCGTCAAGGTCATCGACCTCAAGAAGATTCTGCCGAAGTCCATGTGGGCGAAGTACAAGAAGGGCACTGACGGCAAGATTGATTGGCTACACAACAATGCCGTGGATTACGACCAGAATGACCACTCGATCGTCTTGTCCAGTCGGAATCAAGATCTGATTATGAAGTTGGACTACAAGACTGACCATATCAAATGGCTCTACAGTGGCAAGAAGAAGTCGAGCTGGCCTAAGGCTTACCAGAAATACGTGCTGACGCCAACCAAGGGCACGATTACCACGGGTGGTCAACATGGCCTTTACCTGCTAAATAACGGTGGTCAAAACGCCGCCAATAGTGAAAACTTCCTGTTGTACGACAACAATATCGACGTCACTAACGGAAACAAGAAGACGTCCGGCAAGTATTCGCAAGCTGTCGAATACCACGTCAACGCCAAGAAGATGACCATCACCTCGACCTGGTCTTATGGCAAGACCCTGGGTGCCGGTAACTTTACCAGTGTAATTGGTTACGCCGAAAAGCAATCGAACGGCAACGTCCTGATCGACTTTGGTTTCAAGGCTGGTGGCCAACAGAGTAACATCATCGAAGTCACAAAGAGTGGGCAACAAGTCTTTAACGCCACGATGAAGAACGCCTCATCCAAGGCTTACGCTTATCGCGCCTACCGCGTACCGTTCTACAGTTCCGCGTATGTTTTCGATGCGACGAAGTAA
- a CDS encoding ROK family protein, protein MQLGSIEAGGTKFVCAIGNEDYRVQDEVRIPTTTPEETLSKTIAYFKKFPDVKAIAISSFGPIELRHNSPKYGYITDTPKKGWANTDFVGRLKQDLDVPMFWTTDVNGSAYGEYVMSTLFNEKINSLVYFTIGTGVGAGAIINGDFLGSLGHPEMGHVRLKRHPDDLDFPGICPFHGDCLEGLVSGPTFEARVGKPGKDVPLTDHVWDIMAYYVAQAALQETLMLRPDKIVFGGGVVSEGFLVKVRAEFAKLLNHYVDVGKLTDYIVMPAVKNNGSATLGDFALALNEYKKYPNCQIKCNTGQ, encoded by the coding sequence ATGCAACTCGGTAGTATCGAAGCTGGGGGAACAAAATTCGTATGCGCGATCGGTAATGAAGATTACCGAGTCCAAGACGAGGTGCGGATTCCAACCACGACCCCGGAAGAAACGTTAAGTAAAACCATCGCTTATTTCAAGAAATTTCCAGACGTGAAAGCCATCGCGATTTCGTCGTTTGGCCCGATTGAATTGCGGCACAATTCACCCAAGTACGGGTACATCACGGATACGCCTAAGAAAGGATGGGCCAACACGGACTTCGTGGGTCGGCTCAAACAAGATTTGGACGTGCCGATGTTTTGGACCACCGACGTGAATGGCTCGGCGTACGGCGAATACGTGATGTCGACACTGTTCAACGAAAAGATCAATTCGCTGGTCTACTTTACCATTGGGACCGGCGTCGGGGCTGGGGCCATCATCAATGGCGACTTTCTCGGTAGCCTGGGCCATCCCGAGATGGGCCACGTCCGATTAAAGCGCCATCCCGATGATCTGGACTTTCCGGGAATCTGCCCGTTTCACGGGGATTGCCTGGAAGGGCTGGTCAGTGGCCCGACGTTCGAGGCGCGTGTCGGCAAGCCCGGCAAAGACGTGCCGCTAACGGATCACGTCTGGGATATCATGGCTTACTACGTTGCGCAGGCTGCTCTCCAGGAAACGTTGATGCTCCGTCCGGACAAGATTGTCTTCGGTGGCGGCGTGGTCAGCGAAGGCTTCCTGGTGAAAGTCCGAGCCGAGTTTGCGAAGCTGCTCAATCACTACGTTGACGTTGGAAAGCTCACGGATTATATCGTGATGCCGGCCGTGAAGAATAACGGTTCGGCCACGCTGGGGGACTTTGCCCTCGCCTTAAACGAATACAAAAAATACCCCAATTGTCAAATCAAGTGCAACACAGGACAGTAA